A stretch of Clostridium formicaceticum DNA encodes these proteins:
- a CDS encoding SAM-dependent methyltransferase yields MEKQVLHKALSRMSHGSFEVAYWDGTVEYYGSGECVCRIVFQDQMDIKKFFHDPVLAVGEGYVDGIIEIEGNMRDALKLAFSSQDHFLPSNHAVKKALSILQKANSLSKQKKDIQQHYDLGNEFFSLWLDATMSYSCAYFQSLEDSLYQAQLQKIDHVLKKLQLKPGDTLLDIGSGWGWLIIKAAKQYQVNTMGITLSEQQYHETKRRIQQENLEELVEVELMDYRALAKSGRTFDKIVSVGMLEHVGKANLPVYMEAVHKMLTHGGLSLVHTITHQKEGPVNAWIEKYIFPGGYIPSYREIIWQLPEYDFHLLDVESLRIHYAMTLDHWAQRFEKHIDKVKEMYDERFVRMWKLYLHSCAASFRFSGLDIHQILFSKGLNNHLPLTRNYLYS; encoded by the coding sequence TTGGAAAAACAAGTATTACATAAAGCATTAAGTCGAATGAGTCATGGTTCTTTTGAGGTTGCTTACTGGGACGGAACAGTAGAATATTATGGTAGTGGAGAATGTGTTTGTAGAATAGTTTTTCAAGATCAGATGGATATTAAAAAATTTTTTCATGATCCTGTTTTAGCTGTAGGCGAAGGGTATGTAGATGGCATAATCGAAATAGAGGGAAACATGAGAGATGCACTAAAGCTAGCCTTCTCTAGTCAGGATCATTTTTTGCCATCAAACCATGCAGTAAAAAAAGCCCTATCTATATTGCAGAAGGCAAATTCACTGTCTAAGCAGAAAAAAGATATACAACAACACTATGATCTTGGCAATGAATTTTTTTCTCTTTGGTTAGATGCAACTATGAGTTACTCTTGTGCGTATTTTCAATCTTTAGAGGATTCACTATATCAAGCACAATTACAGAAGATTGATCATGTTCTCAAAAAGTTACAACTAAAACCAGGAGATACCCTACTAGATATCGGCAGCGGCTGGGGCTGGCTAATCATCAAGGCTGCAAAGCAGTATCAGGTTAATACCATGGGAATTACTTTAAGTGAGCAACAATATCATGAGACTAAGCGAAGAATACAGCAAGAAAATCTAGAGGAACTAGTGGAAGTTGAACTAATGGATTATCGTGCACTAGCAAAGAGTGGACGCACCTTTGATAAGATTGTCAGCGTGGGCATGCTTGAACATGTTGGAAAAGCAAATTTGCCTGTATATATGGAAGCTGTACATAAAATGTTAACCCATGGAGGACTTTCATTAGTACATACTATTACCCACCAAAAAGAAGGGCCAGTTAATGCCTGGATTGAAAAATATATCTTTCCAGGGGGATACATTCCTTCCTACCGAGAAATAATATGGCAACTTCCAGAATATGATTTTCACTTACTCGATGTGGAAAGCCTCAGAATTCATTATGCCATGACACTTGATCATTGGGCTCAAAGATTTGAAAAGCATATAGATAAAGTAAAAGAAATGTATGATGAGCGATTTGTCCGTATGTGGAAGCTGTATTTACACTCTTGTGCTGCTTCCTTCCGTTTCAGTGGCTTAGATATTCACCAGATTCTTTTCTCTAAAGGATTAAATAACCATTTACCCTTAACCCGCAACTACCTTTATTCCTAG
- a CDS encoding NAD-dependent epimerase/dehydratase family protein: MRVVVTGAAGKIGRWTVRTILDAGHEVIASDRILTEESASKNFIQAELRDYGQVCQLLMGSDTIVHLANIPTDVRNTSQAIFENNMIVNFNILEACKDLIIPKLIWASSETVLGYPFVPEQLNYLPLDEEHPTAVKSSYAMAKLLTEHLSGMYHNFTNTQIVALRFANIYEPDEYAKIPVMHWNEQQKDIQKKNAWAYCDVRDAARACLLAVESNNLGNQVFHITAPDTIMPDPSQDLADRFFPNVPLKRPIQGYESLMAIDKARNILGYEPQYTWRNVLNKDGTLKALPQDQFTLTNI; this comes from the coding sequence ATGAGAGTAGTGGTAACAGGAGCAGCAGGTAAAATCGGTCGATGGACTGTAAGAACAATCTTAGATGCCGGTCATGAAGTTATAGCTTCAGACAGAATATTGACAGAAGAATCCGCATCTAAAAACTTTATTCAAGCTGAATTACGTGACTATGGACAGGTATGCCAGCTTTTGATGGGGAGCGATACAATAGTACATCTTGCAAATATTCCTACAGATGTGAGGAATACATCACAGGCAATATTCGAAAATAATATGATTGTTAATTTTAATATACTTGAAGCTTGTAAAGATCTTATTATTCCTAAACTTATATGGGCTTCAAGTGAAACTGTTTTAGGATATCCTTTTGTTCCAGAGCAGCTTAATTATCTTCCATTAGACGAAGAGCATCCAACTGCAGTGAAATCATCATACGCTATGGCAAAATTGTTAACTGAACATCTCTCAGGAATGTATCATAATTTCACTAATACACAAATAGTTGCACTACGTTTCGCAAATATATATGAGCCTGATGAATATGCAAAAATCCCTGTAATGCATTGGAATGAACAACAAAAAGATATTCAAAAGAAAAACGCATGGGCTTACTGCGATGTTCGTGATGCTGCAAGAGCTTGTCTTCTTGCAGTAGAGAGCAATAATTTGGGAAATCAAGTCTTTCATATAACTGCTCCAGATACAATTATGCCAGATCCTAGTCAAGATTTAGCAGATAGGTTCTTTCCAAATGTACCTTTAAAGAGACCCATACAAGGCTATGAGAGTCTAATGGCAATAGATAAGGCTCGTAATATCCTTGGTTATGAACCGCAGTATACATGGCGTAATGTACTAAATAAAGACGGCACACTGAAGGCCTTACCCCAAGACCAATTTACTTTGACAAATATATAG
- a CDS encoding MBL fold metallo-hydrolase: protein MQENILQQITQKPMGYQQVTPDIMLLEFPFVNVCIIGDPKTNNGEWVLIGAGMAHTSKDIIQAAEARFGKGSQPKAIILTHGHFDHVGAIMELLNQWNVPVYAHELELPYLTGAMDYPPADPTVNDGLITKISPTFPNKSINLGNRVRPLPADGNVPSMPGWRWIHTPGHSPGHVALYRESDRTLIAGDAFTTLKQDYAESVLAKEKEVNGPPAYFTMDWQAAEKSVRTLKDLHPQIAVSSHGRPMEGKELNEQLTNLANNFASLAVPNYGKYIQ from the coding sequence ATGCAAGAGAATATTCTTCAACAAATTACACAAAAACCAATGGGGTATCAACAGGTAACCCCAGACATAATGCTTTTAGAATTTCCCTTTGTGAATGTCTGTATTATTGGAGACCCTAAAACGAATAATGGTGAATGGGTACTTATTGGTGCAGGTATGGCTCACACTTCTAAAGATATCATCCAAGCTGCTGAAGCACGTTTTGGAAAAGGAAGTCAGCCCAAGGCTATTATACTTACTCATGGACATTTCGATCATGTGGGAGCTATTATGGAACTCCTTAATCAATGGAATGTACCGGTTTATGCACACGAATTAGAGCTTCCATATCTGACAGGTGCTATGGATTACCCTCCTGCAGACCCCACCGTAAACGATGGATTGATAACAAAAATATCACCCACTTTCCCAAATAAGAGTATAAATTTGGGTAATCGTGTTCGGCCACTGCCTGCAGATGGAAATGTACCTTCGATGCCCGGTTGGCGCTGGATTCATACCCCAGGCCACTCACCTGGTCATGTTGCTTTATACCGTGAAAGTGATAGGACATTAATTGCAGGGGATGCATTTACTACATTAAAACAGGATTATGCTGAATCAGTACTTGCAAAGGAAAAAGAAGTTAATGGACCTCCTGCATATTTTACTATGGATTGGCAGGCAGCAGAAAAATCAGTAAGGACGTTAAAAGACTTACACCCTCAAATAGCTGTTTCAAGTCATGGTCGCCCCATGGAAGGTAAGGAGTTAAATGAACAACTGACAAACCTTGCAAATAATTTTGCAAGCTTGGCTGTGCCGAACTACGGAAAGTATATACAATAA
- a CDS encoding YoaP domain-containing protein has product MRVEEKGITLYYSNQCPHTEKYAPIIADIAKKRGIEFILIKFQSKEEVQKAPAPFTTYSLFYEGKFVTNEILSEKKFIDFLKKIYSRCT; this is encoded by the coding sequence ATTAGAGTTGAGGAAAAAGGAATAACCTTATACTACTCAAATCAATGTCCTCATACTGAAAAATATGCACCCATAATTGCAGACATTGCAAAGAAAAGGGGTATAGAATTTATTTTAATAAAATTTCAATCCAAGGAAGAAGTACAAAAGGCACCTGCACCATTTACTACCTATAGTCTCTTCTATGAGGGAAAATTTGTTACTAATGAGATACTATCCGAGAAAAAGTTCATAGATTTTCTTAAAAAAATTTACAGTAGATGTACGTAA
- a CDS encoding transposase produces MVRIAREKSQTGIYHIMLRGIDKRNIFINNSDYEKFIEHTTKAKEKAEFTVYGYCLMTNHVHMLLKTESEEIGDVIRRITVGYAQYH; encoded by the coding sequence ATGGTCAGAATAGCAAGAGAAAAAAGTCAAACAGGAATCTATCATATTATGTTAAGAGGGATAGATAAAAGAAATATATTTATAAATAATTCAGATTATGAAAAATTTATTGAGCATACTACGAAAGCAAAGGAAAAGGCAGAATTCACAGTATATGGATATTGTTTAATGACGAATCATGTACATATGTTACTTAAAACAGAATCAGAGGAGATAGGAGATGTCATTAGAAGAATAACTGTGGGCTATGCACAATACCATTAA
- a CDS encoding sensor histidine kinase — protein MNRYVQKGKVMAQKLIQTLIKFVLFLRQFLRKQFNKNIYTRILFMNILCFVVCLAVLITIFDFAVKQVTYNQMQQETLRKAKQVNFALLKQNDLKWLGPFTDQQDNDDDNQQKVLTSLSDVFNAKITVFDREGNIVATSAKQEVVPGSQVEKKFIKTISDGEIITTKIIDNRSGELAFIATIPMGDIKDTIENGILLEIKPPQINSDINRIQLYLIVGGIFMFLMVIFISVYQAMHISKPISRLATSIAELDSENYVIQEDEPALDEIKTLTSQLNKLNEKMQKVQEENQRGKEERTRLFAEISHELRTPLTSVQGFVEAIRDGIVQDKDLLDRYLEIIYTQTMHINRLVDDILQLSRLESGNISLEKVPLDLVTLAQGVVVSIGAMAQARNTSVVFEKNIERAMILGDIDRIEQVIRNLLQNAINATKDGEITVRVEILQHEVILMIKDNGIGISSEELPRIWDRFYRSKNQRGNGKLQQSSGLGLVIVKQLVELHHGKIDVESQLGKGTVFYVRFPAALIPIPNPYVGGQNP, from the coding sequence ATGAATAGATATGTACAAAAAGGAAAAGTAATGGCTCAAAAACTAATTCAAACACTTATAAAGTTTGTGCTTTTCCTCAGACAATTTTTACGAAAGCAGTTTAATAAAAATATTTATACTAGAATATTATTTATGAATATATTATGTTTTGTTGTATGCCTTGCTGTATTAATTACAATCTTTGATTTTGCAGTAAAACAGGTAACTTATAATCAGATGCAACAGGAGACGCTGCGAAAAGCAAAGCAGGTAAACTTCGCTTTACTCAAGCAAAATGATTTGAAATGGCTGGGGCCATTTACAGATCAGCAGGATAATGATGACGACAATCAACAGAAGGTACTCACATCTTTATCTGATGTTTTTAACGCAAAAATTACAGTTTTTGATAGGGAGGGGAATATTGTAGCTACTTCTGCTAAACAAGAAGTAGTACCGGGCAGTCAAGTAGAAAAAAAATTTATTAAAACCATCTCTGATGGAGAAATCATAACTACAAAAATTATTGACAATAGAAGCGGTGAACTAGCGTTTATTGCTACTATCCCCATGGGAGACATCAAAGACACGATTGAAAACGGTATTTTACTGGAAATAAAACCGCCCCAAATTAATTCTGATATAAACAGGATACAGTTATATCTGATCGTGGGAGGAATATTTATGTTTCTCATGGTTATTTTTATCTCTGTATATCAAGCAATGCATATTTCCAAGCCGATTTCCAGATTAGCTACTTCTATAGCTGAGCTGGACAGCGAAAATTACGTTATACAAGAAGATGAGCCTGCTTTAGATGAAATCAAAACACTGACAAGTCAGCTTAATAAATTAAATGAAAAGATGCAAAAAGTACAGGAAGAAAATCAAAGGGGAAAAGAAGAACGAACACGGCTTTTTGCTGAAATTTCCCATGAACTCCGCACTCCTTTGACTTCTGTTCAAGGTTTTGTAGAAGCTATTCGGGATGGCATCGTTCAAGACAAAGATTTACTGGATAGATATTTGGAAATTATTTATACTCAAACTATGCATATAAACAGATTGGTAGACGATATATTACAACTAAGCCGTTTAGAAAGCGGTAACATAAGTCTCGAAAAAGTTCCTTTAGATTTAGTAACCCTGGCACAAGGAGTTGTTGTGTCCATTGGAGCAATGGCACAAGCTAGGAATACATCGGTTGTATTTGAGAAGAATATAGAAAGGGCAATGATATTGGGAGATATCGATCGAATTGAACAGGTGATTAGGAATTTATTACAAAACGCCATCAATGCTACAAAGGATGGAGAAATCACAGTTCGAGTAGAAATTTTACAGCATGAGGTGATCCTCATGATTAAGGATAATGGCATTGGTATATCCAGTGAAGAGTTGCCCCGTATTTGGGATAGGTTCTATCGAAGCAAAAACCAAAGAGGCAATGGTAAACTGCAACAAAGCAGCGGTTTGGGTCTAGTTATAGTGAAGCAATTGGTGGAGCTGCATCATGGGAAAATAGATGTGGAAAGCCAGTTAGGCAAAGGGACTGTTTTCTATGTGCGATTTCCAGCTGCTCTCATACCAATTCCTAATCCATATGTCGGAGGGCAGAATCCTTAG